CACTGCGACCAGGATACCGCCGTCGGACACATCGTGAACCGCAGTCACGATTTGGTCGGCAATCAGCTGGCGGACGAATTCGCCGTGCAGGCGCTCCTTGGCGAGATCGACCTTGGGCGGTTCGCCTGCCGACATCCCGTGGCAGATGTCGAGCCACGCCGATTGCCCGATGTGCGGAATGCATTTGGGGTCGGCACCAAGCAGCATGATTTTCTGCGCGCCATCCTTAAATGCCATGCTCGCGAGAGTGGCATAGTCGTCGATCAATCCGACGCCGCCAATCGCCGGGGTCGGCAGGATCGCCGAGCCGCCGCCGGTCGCCTTGCTTTCGTTGTAAAGGCTGACGTTGCCGCTGACGATCGGGAAGTCGAGCGCACGGCACGCCTCGCCCATGCCTTCGAGTGCATGGACGAATTGCGCCATGATCTCGGGCCGCTGCGGGTTGGCGAAATTGAGGCAATTGGTCACTGCCAGTGGGCGCGCACCCACCGCGGAGAGGTTGCGATAGGCTTCGGCAATCGCCTGCTTCCCGCCTTCATAAGGGTCCGCGTAAACGTAGCGCGGGGTGCAATCGGTGGTGATCGCCAGAGCCTTCCTGGTGCCGTGGACCCTGACTACGCCGGCATCGCCGCCGGTCTGCAGCGTGTCTGCGCCGACCTGGCTATCGTACTGTTCGGCGATCCATCCGCGCGAGGCGAGGGCGGGGCTGGCCATCATCTTGAGCAGGTCTGCCCCGATATCGGCGCTCTTGGGCCGGTCGGACAGCGGTTTGACATTGGCCCATGCCTTGTAGTCGGCCTTCGAGAGGCAGGGGCGGTCGTATTCGGGTGCGTCTGCCGCAAGCGGGCCGAGCGGGATATCGCACACCACCTCGCCGCCGAATTCGAGCACCATGTGCTGCGTGTCGGTCACTTCGCCAATGACCGCGAAGTCGAGCTCCCACTTGCGGAAGATCTCGGCGGCCATCTCTTCCTTGCCGGGCTTCAAAACCATGAGCATCCGCTCCTGGCTCTCGCTCAGCATCATTTCGTAGGGCGTCATGCCCTCTTCACGGCACGGCACCTTGTCCATGTCGAGCCGGATGCCCGCCTTGCCGTTGGTCGCCATCTCGACGCTCGAGCTGGTGAGGCCCGCTGCGCCCATGTCCTGGATCGCGACGATCGCGTCGGTCGCCATCAGTTCCAGGCAGGCTTCGATCAGCAGCTTCTCGGTAAACGGGTCGCCGACTTGCACGGTCGGGCGTTTTTCCTCCGCATCCTCGGCGAAATCGGCGCTTGCCATCGTTGCGCCGTGGATCCCGTCGCGCCCGGTCTTCGAACCGACGTAAACGATCGGATTGCCGACGCCTGTTGCGGCCGAGTAGAATATCTTGTCGGCATCGGCGACGCCCACGGTCATCGCGTTGACAAGAATGTTGCCGTCGTAAGCCGGGTGGAAATTCGTCTCGCCACATACCGTCGGCACGCCCACGCAGTTGCCGTAGCCACCGATACCCGCGACTACGCCCTGCACCAGATGCTTCATCTTGGGATGCTCGGGCCTCCCGAATCGCAGCGCGTTGGCATTCGCGACTGGTCGTGCGCCCATCGTAAACACGTCGCGCAGGATTCCGCCGACGCCGGTTGCCGCACCCTGGTAGGGCTCGATGTAGCTCGGGTGGTTGTGGCTCTCCATCTTGAAGATCGCCGCCTGCCCGTCACCGATATCGATTACGCCCGCGTTCTCGCCCGGCCCGCAAATCACCCACGGGGCCTCGGTAGGCAGTTTCTTGAGGTGCAAGCGGCTCGACTTGTAGCTGCAGTGCTCGGACCACATGACCGAGAAGATGCCCAGTTCGACAAGATTGGGCTCGCGCCCCAGTGCATGAAGCACGCGCTCGTATTCTTCGGGGCTGAGGCCGTGGGCCTCGACGACGTCCGGTGTGATTTCGGCCATGCCCGCGCCCTTAGCGAGCGCGGACGGGAGTCGCTAGCCCAACCTTCAGCGATGCCGGCGGGTTGTCCCCACCCACCATGCCAGCGCGGTCGCGACGGCGTATCCGACCAACCCCAGTACCGCCATCGGTGCCACCGCCGCGCCCGCTTCGGGCGGCGGTCCGAACCAGTTGAACGCTTGCATCGCCAGCATCACGAGCCCGAGAATGACGAGCGGAAGCGGGGGGCCGTCGGTCCGTCGCGCGTTCCACCACATCGCGCCGTAGGTGAGGCCAAGCTCGAGCGGCATTTCGATCCACGGGTAGTTCCATAAGCCGAACCCAAACATCGGCGGGGCCCCGTCGATAGTGAGGTCAGGACGGTGGACCAGCAGGTCGAGCAGCCAGTGCGACAGCACAACCATTGCCGCGATCAGTGCGGCAAACCGGTCGCGCGTGAATACCCAGACAATCGCGCCAAAGGCGCCAGCAAAGATGCAGGATCCGATCAAGCTGTGGGTAAATCGCATGTCATACAAGTCCATCGGGTTCATCGCTGTGATCCCGGGAACGAACCGCATGTGCTCGATGCCGAGCAGCACAAAGATAAAGAATGCCCAGTCGACCAACTGTGCAGCAACGAACAGCGTGCCCAGCTTGGGAGACCTGTCGCTGGCGGCACGAGCGGCAAAGGCGGCGGACCAGTGGCCGATGAACATCAGTGCATTCTCCTTACGACCCAAGTGGTTATCGTTGCTGAAAGGGCTGTGGCGAACGAGCCCCAAGCGATGTCTATTATTGTCACGGAAGTAGCCCAGACCTTCATGGTGGCCTGGTTGGTCAGATCGTAAGTACCGTAAGCAATTGCCCCGAGAATGGCTCCATTTATGGCGGCATGCCCGATGCCTCGCGACATGCCCGCTTGCACCGCAAACCAGACGACTGCAGCAACATAGGCAAGATAAAACAGGGCTGCGGGAGCGAGCCGGAACTCATCTGCGAGAATCGAACCGAGGACTGGCCGGTAGAGGTTCGGTCCAGACCAGCTGAGCCACATGGCGTCGATCATGCCGAAGATCAGAAAGCATGTTGCGTAAGCGACGATCCATTTCATTCGGTTTCCTCCACCTCTCGCAGCTTGACCCGGTGGCGGCGGACGGTCAATGCATGCAGTCGAAATGGCAGAGGATGTTTCCGATATTTCGCAGATGACTTTCGAGGCGGCGCTTGGCGCGCTTGAAGACGTCGTGCGCCGGCTTGAAAGCGGCGATGTTCCGCTTGATGCGTCGATCGACCTCTATGAGCGGGGCGAGGCCCTTCGGAAGCATTGCCAGGCGCGCCTCGATGCAGCGCAAGCGCGGATCGAGAAGATTGTTGCCGGCCCAGACGGGTCCATCTCCGGAACCGCCCCGTTCGACGCCGATGGCTGACCAGCAACCTGAGGCAGATCTGCAACTGGCCGAAGCGTTCGCGCGGATCCAGGCCGATGTCGATGCACGGTTTGATGCGTTCCTGCCGATCCCCGACGATTCGCGCGCCCGGCTGGTTGAAGCGATGCGCTATGCCGTGATCGGTGGCGGCAAGCGCGTGCGACCACTGCTCACGGTGACGACGGCTGCGCTCTATAACGTCGACCGCGATCTGGCCGAACGCGCGGGCTGCGCGGTCGAAGCGATCCACGCCTATTCGCTTATCCACGACGATCTTCCATGCATGGACGACGACGATCTGCGCCACGGCAAGCCGACCGTGCACAAGGCGTTCGATGTCGCGACCGCTGTGCTGGCGGGCGATGCGCTCCACGCGCTGGCGTTTGAAATCCTGTCGATGCCCGAAACCAGCGGCGATCCCTACGTTCGCGCCGAGCTGATCGAAACGCTCGCCTCGGCCAGCGGTTTCGGCGGGATGGCTGGCGGCCAGATGATGGATATCATGGCAGAGGGTGCCGATTACGATCTCCACACGATCACCCGCCTCCAGCAACTCAAGACCGGTGCGCTGCTCGGCGCGGCAGTAGAGATGGGGGCGATCCTCGGGCGCGTACCGCGCGACCAGCGCGGGCATTTGCACAATTTCGCGCGTGATATTGGCCTTGCGTTCCAGATCGCCGACGATCTGCTCGACGTCGAAGGTGACGAAGCGTCCACGGGAAAGGCACTGCGCAAGGACCAAGGTGCAGGCAAGGCCACCTTCGTATCGCTGATGGGGGTGGAGCAGGCCCGGGACCAGGCAAAGGCTCTTGTCGAGCAGGCCATCGGTCACTTGGCGATTTACGGCTCCGAAGCCGACCTGTTGCGCGCATTGGCGCGGTTTATCGTATATAGGGACCGTTAATGGCAGATCGCATTGGCATCTATCCGGGCACTTTCGACCCGATCACGCTGGGCCACGCAGACATCATCCGGCGCGGCAGCAAGCTGGTCGACAAGCTTATCATCGGGGTCACGACCAATCCCAGCAAGAACCCGATGTTCTCTCCGGAAGAGCGGATGGCGATGGTCGAACGCGAAGTTGCCTCGCTCGGGCTCGAAAACGTCGAAGTCGTCGGTTTCAATGCGCTCTTGATGCACTGGGCGGAGAAGATGGGGGCTAGCGTGATCGTGCGCGGTCTGCGCGCAGTCGCCGATTTCGAGTACGAATACCAGATGGCCGGGATGAACCAGCAGCTCAACGAGAACATCGAGACGGTGTTCCTGATGGCCGACGTTTCGCTCCAGCCGATCGCGTCGAAACTGGTCAAGGAAATCGCCATGTTCGGCGGAGAAATCGCACCGTTCGTGAGTTCGCAGGTGCGCGAGGATGTGAAATCGCGTGTCGCCAAGTTGGGGCGCCGCGGCGACCTGTGAACGTCATTCATTGATCCGACAGTCCGCGCCCGCTAGGGCCAGCGTCAATTATCTATAGGCTTACGGAAAACCGATGCTCAAACGCCTGATTGCCGCCTGTGCGCTTGCCGTGCTGGCCCTTACTTCCTCGGTCGCGCTCGCGCAGGACAAGGCCGATGCCGCACCGGAAAAGCCCAAGGTCTATCCGCCGGTCGATTTCAACATGAAGGACGATCCGGAGAACATCCTCCTGCTCGACCTGTCGAACGGCAAGCGGGTCGCGATCCGCCTGATGCCGAGCTGGGCGCCCAATGCGGTCGAGCGGATCAAGACGCTTACCCGCCAGGGGTTCTACGATGGCGTGATCTTCCACCGCGTGATCGACGGGTTCATGGCGCAGACCGGGGATCCGACCGGCACCGGCAGGGGCGGGTCCAAGCTTCCCGACCTGAAGGCCGAATTCAACCCGATGCCGCATTTGCGCGGTTCGGTCTCGATGGCGCGCGCGAGCGACCCCGATAGCGCCAACAGCCAGTTCTTCATTATGTTCTACCCGCGCTTCAGCCTCGACAAGAAGTACACCAACTTCGGTCGGGTGATTTCGGGGATGGACGGGGTCGACGCGATCCACCGTGGCGAGCCGCCCGCAGACCCGACTTACATCGTCCAGGCATCGATCGCGGCCGATAACAAGCCGCAGAAGTTTGCTCCGCCGCCCAAACCGGCGAACGACGACGGCCCGGTTACCGCCGACATGCTGAACGCACCGCAAAAGGATGCTTCGGCGCAGCAGTGACCTTTCCATCGCGCCGCGCTGCGCCTAGGGGCGCGTGCCATGCGCGTTGACCTGTTCGATTTCGAGCTTCCCCAGGACCTGATCGCCCTGCGTCCGGCGCGGCCGCGCGACTCTGCGCGCATGCTGGTGGTCGAAGGGCAGGACGCCCCGCTTTCCGATCGCATCGTGCGCGACCTGCCGTCATTCCTGCGCTCGGGCGATGTGCTGGTCTTCAATGATACCCGGGTGATCCCCGCGCAGCTTGAAGGCCGGCGTGGCGAAGCGCGGATCGGAGCGACCCTGCACAAGCGGATCGATTTGCGGCGCTGGCAGGCATTCATTCGCAATGCCAAGCGCTTGCACCATGGCGACGCTATCGAGTTTCAGGCGGGTGTTTCGGCCATCGCCGAGATGCATCATGAAGATGGCAGCTGGACCCTTGCATTCGCTGGCGAGGAACCGGTCGAAGTGCTGCTCGAGCGCGCAGGGCGGATGCCGCTGCCGCCCTACATCGCTGGCAAACGTGCCACCGACGAGGCGGACAAGAGCGACTACCAGACGATGTTTGCGCGCGAGGATGGCGCGGTAGCAGCCCCGACGGCGGCACTCCACTTCACGCCCGAGCTGACTGCAGCGCTCGATGCTGCCGGGATCGGGCGCGAAACCCTGACACTGCATGTCGGTGCGGGCACATTCCTTCCGGTCAAGGCGGACGATACCGACGATCACCGGATGCACGCGGAGTGGGGCCGGATCGAACCCGAGGTAGCCGAACGGCTCAACGCTGCTCGCCGGGGCGGGGGACGACTGATAGCAGTCGGGACGACTTCGCTGCGCCTGCTCGAAAGTGCAGCCGATGAAGATGGAACGATCCGTCCATTCGCGGGCGATACCGCGATCTTCATCACACCGGGCTATCGCTTCAAGGCGATCGACGGACTGATGACCAATTTCCACCTGCCGCGCTCCACGCTGATGATGCTGGTCAGCGCCCTGATGGGCCGTGAGCGGATGATGGCGGCGTATGCATATGCCATTGGCGAGGGGTATCGCTTTTACAGCTACGGCGATTCTTCCTTGTTGCTGCCATGAGCTTGCATTCCGGTGGCGAAATGCCACCTTTCGCCGCGATGGAAACGATTCTCGATATCAAGGGCCTGACCAAGGTCTATCCGGGTGGACTGCGAGCGCTCGACGGGGTCGACCTGTCGATCCGCAAGGGTGAGATTTTCGCGCTGCTCGGCCCCAATGGCGCGGGCAAGACGACCCTGATCGGCGCGGTCTGCGGGCTGGTGCGGATCACTGACGGCACGATCCACGCATTCGGTGAGAACCTGGCGACGCACTGGCGCGGTACGCGTGGTCGGATCGGGCTGGTGCCCCAAGAAATCGCGACCGATATGTTCGAGACCGTGTGGCGCGCAGTCTCCTATTCGCGCGGGCTGTTCGGGCTGGCTCCCGATCGGGGGCGGATCGAGGAGATCCTGCGCTCGCTGGCCATGTGGGACAAGAAAGACGAACAGATCCGTGCGCTTTCCGGGGGGATGAAGCGGCGCGTGCTGATCGCCAAGGCGCTGGCGCACGAGCCCGATCTCCTGTTCCTCGACGAGCCCACCGCTGGCGTCGATGTCGAGCTGCGCAAGGGCATGTGGGCGATCATCGACGAGATGCGCGCGCGCGGCGTGACGATCATCCTTACCACCCACTACATCGAAGAAGCCGAAATGATGGCTGACCGGGTCGGGATCATCAATCGCGGGCGGCTGCTGATGGTGGACGAGAAGGAGTCGATGATGGCGCGGCTTGGCCGGACCGAAGCGCACATTGCGCTTGCCGCCCGGCTCGATGAGATTCCTGCTACCATCGCCAGCTTGCCGGTCGAGCTGGCAGCGGACGGGATGGAGCTTTGCTATCGCGGCGGCGACGGGACCGGGCGCGGCAAGGCCGAAGTCGCCGGACTGGTCAAGGCTCTGACCCGCGCGGGGATCGACTACACCGGGATCGAGACGCGCGAGAGCAGCCTTGAAGACATCTTCGTGTCGCTGCTGGGTGAGGAGGCCTGATCCGATGAACTGGCGTTCCACCTGGTCGATCTACACCCGCGAGCTGATCCGTTTTTTGCGTACCGCTTTCCAGTCGGTACTCGCACCGGTGCTCACGACCTCGCTCTACTTCATCGTGTTCGGGGCGGCGATCGGGCACCGGATGCCGGACCTCGGCGGGGTGAGCTACGGCGCATTCATCATTCCCGGCCTGATGATGCTGACCTTGCTTGGCGAGACCACCAGCAATTCGAGCTTCGGCATCTATATGCCGCGCTTTACCGGGACGATCTACGAACTGCTCAGTGCGCCGGTTGGCGTGGCCGAGACGCTGGTGGGTTTCGTTGGTGCTGCTGCAACCAAGAGCCTGATCCTTGCGGCGATCATTCTCGCAACCGCGCGGCTGTTCGTCGATTATTCGATCGCTCATCCGATTCTCGCTGTGATCTACATCGTGCTGGTGGCCGCAAGCTTCAGCCTGTTCGGCTTTATCCTCGGGATCTGGGCGGACAATTTCGAGAAGCTCGGGATCATCCCGATGTTGTTCCTCACTCCGCTGACGTTCCTTGGCGGGACGTTCTATTCCATCGACATGCTTCCCGAACCGTGGAAGACCATCGCGCTGTTCAACCCGATCGTCTACCTGGTGAGCGGGCTGCGCTGGACCTTTTACGGCCAATCCGACGTGTCGATCGTTACCTCGCTCGGCCTGACCATCGCTTTCCTGGCAGCCTGCGTCGGTGTGATTGCGGTGATTTTCCGAACGGGGTGGCGGCTGCGAAGCTGAACCGCTAACCGGGCGGAGTCATGGGGATTCGCCACACATTTGCCTTGTCGCTGGCTACCGGCTTGTTGACGATAGCCGTGCCGGCCCAAGCGGAGCTGCCCGATCCGGTTCGTGCGATGATCGCCGCTGCGATTTCGACCGGCAACAAGGACAAGGTTGCCGCTGTCATCGAGGCCGCCAAGGCCACCAATCCTGACGACATCGCAGAAATCGACGCGCTCAATCAGGCGTTCCTCGATGACCAGGCAAAGCTGGCGACGCGGAAGAAGGAAGAGGAAACCGAAGCGATCCGGCATGCCGGAATGTTCGAACGCTGGACTGGCAAAGGCGAACTCGGTGCATTCCGCTCCACCGGCAATGGAGACGATTCCGGTATCAGCGCGTCGCTCACGCTCAAGCGCACTGGGATCAAGTGGAACCACAAGATCAAGGCCAGCGCGGACTACCAGCGGTCGAACGGAATTACTTCGCGCGAACGCCTGTTTGCGTCCTACGAGCCCAACTACGTGATCAACAAACACGTTTTCATCTATGGTCTTGGGCAGTTCGAGCGCGACCGTATCCAGGGATATTCGGGCAGGTATTCGGTTTCCGGCGGTATCGGATACCAGATGATCGATGCCGATGATGTCGACCTGTCGATCAAGGCCGGCCCGGCCTATCGATTTACCAGCTACGAAGACGGAACCTACGACGATCGGCTGGCCGGATTGCTCGGCCTCGATTTCAACTGGAAGATTACCGATCGTCTCAAGTTCTCCCAGGGCGCCAACGCCGTTGCGGAGACCGGCACCACCGCCGTGGCGATCATCGATTCGCGCAATACGTCGATCAATCTGGTTTCCGGTCTCGAAGCGAAGGTTTCGGACCGCCTGAGCACGCGATTTTCCTATACCGTCGATTATGACAGCAATCCGCCAGTCGGCGGGGTTTCGACCGACACCCTTAGCCGGGTGACGATCGTTTACGGTTTCTGACGGCATCAGCATGGCGCGCTTTGCCTTCTCCGTCGATGCGCGCGACGGCAAGGCCCGGACCGGGCGGATCGCGATGCAGCGCGGCGAGATTCGTACGCCCGCTTTCATGCCGGTGGGAACCGCGGCAACGGTCAAAGCGATGAAGCCCGAAACGGTGCGCGCGACCGGCGCCGATATCATCCTCGGCAATACGTATCACCTGATGCTGCGCCCCGGGGCCGAGCGGATCGCGCGGCTCGGCGGACTCCACGCATTCATGAACTGGGACCGGCCGATCCTGACAGACAGCGGCGGCTACCAGGTGATGAGCCTGTCGGACTTGCGAAAGCTGACCGAGCAGGGAGTTGAGTTTCGCAGCCATATCGACGGGTCGAAGCACATGCTCACGCCCGAGCGGTCGATGGAGGTACAGCGCCTGCTCGGCTCGGACATCGTCATGGCGTTCGACGAATGCCCGCGCGCCGATCGGCCGCGCAGCGAAATCGCCGCCAGCATGGATCTGTCGATGCGCTGGGCGAAGCGCAGCCGCGATGCGTTCGACGCGGGCGAAGAGCACGCCGAGTGCGCGGCGCTGTTCGGAATCCAACAGGGCGCGCTCGATGAGGAGCTTCGCCGCCAAAGCGCGGAGCAACTGATCGACATTGGCTTCGATGGCTATGCGGTCGGGGGTCTGGCAGTGGGCGAAGGGCAGGAAGCGATGTTCGCGACGCTCGATTTCGCGCCGGCGATGCTGCCCGAAGACCGGCCGCGTTACCTGATGGGGGTTGGCAAACCCGACGATCTCGTCGGCGCGGTCGAGCGCGGGATCGACATGTTCGATTGCGTCCTGCCGACGCGCTCGGGGCGTAACGGACAGGCGTTCACTTGGGCAGGGCCGCTCAACTTGCGCAATGCGCGCCATGCCGAAGACACCGCGCCGCTCGACGATCGATGCAATTGCGATGTGTGCGGCACTTATTCGCGCGCCTATCTACACCACCTGACCAAGGCCGGGGAGATGCTTGGGGCGATGCTCCTGACCGAGCACAACCTGTCGTTTTACCAGCAACTTATGGCGGCGATGCGCGATGCGATCGGACGGCAGAGATTTGCCGCATTCGCCAGCGATTTTCGCAGCGACTATCTTTGCTGAGCAACGGTCAAGGTAGCGGCAAGGGGGTTGCGACTGCCTCAGTTGCCTTCCGGTTTGTCCGGCGGAACGAACATTTCCTTTCGCCAAATCGGGCTTTCCGGCTCTCCGGGGCGGTTCGCGATTCCTTCAAGGTATCCGAAAAAGGTGGCAATCTGGCGGCCCGACGCGTCCGCTATTGCACGGCGCCCGTGCATGAAACGGGTATTGTCGACCACTAGCACGTCCCCTTCTTGCCAGGCATGGGCATAGGTGTTGGCGCGCGCAACCGATCGAACCGTATCGAGCATGTCATCGTCGATCGGTTGTCCGTTGAGCAGCGGAAAGTTGCGCGAACCGAGGTAGTCCCGTGCAAAGAGGGCAAAATTGCACCAGGCGGGTTCGCCCTGGAACAAGGTGGGTTCGAGCGCTGGGCGAGTGAAGCCGCGCAAGATTCGAGTCTGCACCCGACGAAACCAGTACGGGCATCTGGCTGGCGGATTGGCTAGTAATTGATCGTCCGGTGTGCTCGTGCCGAGCCAGAATTCCAACGCCTCCGGCGATGCGTCGTTGATGTAGAGCAGCAGCGCATCCTGCAGTCTGGCGCGCAATTCGTCAGGCAATCCCTGCGCGATCGCGATTCCGTCGCACAAGTTGGTCTGACCGCCGACCGACGGTGGATCAAAGCAAGCGAACAGCGCCACGTCTGGTCGCCATGGTTCGCGAGCAAGCTCCGGATGAAGCGGGAACGGATCATTGCCGAGATTGACGGTTTGTGCCTGGCCTCTCTCCCCCATCATTGCGCGGTTGGGACTTTCGTTGAGAACGGACACCGGACAAAGTCGGCGACCGAGATCGACGAATCCATCGATTGAGGTCGCGAAATCCCGGAGCAGGATCGCTCCGTGTTCCTCCAGCGCGGAGCGAACATGAGCAACGTCGACATCCTCAAGGTCGCGCCGGGATCCCGGAATGGTGTGCGGCTCGAATGCTTTGACGTTGGCTAGCGTTGCAGTCATGCAGCGGGGTTGTAGTCCATCCCGAGTTGGTATGCTAGGCGCCGCCGATGGCATTTACGGCACAAGAACTACTTACGGATCCGGGTCTCTTTCTGCTCGAGTTCGATGAAACCTCGGCGCACATCCTGCAAATGACGCGGGACAATTTTCACCGCTCGATATTCCTCGACGGACGCATCCGTCACAAAGCTCAAGGAGCAATGCGGGTGCCGCTGGACCAACTTGTCCAGCTGGTCGGAAATGCCACTTTTGACACCAATCACGGTCGAGCCGCGACGGGTTGGATATTCCACGTCGCCCAATGTGGCTCGACCCTACTGGCGCGCGCGCTCGATCAAATTGGGCGCAGCCTTGTGCTGCGGGAACCGGCGGCGCTTCGACGGATTGGTGTGCGGGCGGGTCAACCAGGGGGTCTGGGTGACGATGACAAGGCCTTGCTTCGCGCGATCGCGTTCATGCTGTCCAAGCGATGGGACCGCGAAACTCCCGTCATCGTGAAGGCGAACGTACCGGTTAATCTGATTGCGGACGAGC
Above is a window of Tsuneonella mangrovi DNA encoding:
- a CDS encoding TauD/TfdA family dioxygenase, which codes for MTATLANVKAFEPHTIPGSRRDLEDVDVAHVRSALEEHGAILLRDFATSIDGFVDLGRRLCPVSVLNESPNRAMMGERGQAQTVNLGNDPFPLHPELAREPWRPDVALFACFDPPSVGGQTNLCDGIAIAQGLPDELRARLQDALLLYINDASPEALEFWLGTSTPDDQLLANPPARCPYWFRRVQTRILRGFTRPALEPTLFQGEPAWCNFALFARDYLGSRNFPLLNGQPIDDDMLDTVRSVARANTYAHAWQEGDVLVVDNTRFMHGRRAIADASGRQIATFFGYLEGIANRPGEPESPIWRKEMFVPPDKPEGN